The nucleotide window ATGAAAAATAAAATCTTCCATTTATAAACTCATATGAATAAGCGGATAATCCTTTCCGGAACCATCTTTTTCTGATCTTCCGATTTTTTTGAAACCCATTTTTTCGTAAAAACCAATTGCCTGAGGATTCTGCTCATTAACATCTACTTTGGTCAATCCGGTTTTCTCTTTCATAAACTCATAAAGCTTTTTTCCGTAGCCTTTTCCACGCGTATCATTATGAATAAAAAGCATTTCCAGGTTGCCTTCTGCAACGGATGCAAAACCTTTAGCTTCATGATCTTCAGTAATTAAATAAACATCAAGGTTAGGAAGATAATCCCTTGGAATTACCTCTTTAAAATAGTTGAAGTCTTCTTCTGCAAGAAAATCGTGGGTTGCTTTCACGGCTGATTCCCATATTTCCATAATTCTTGGATAATCTTCTGCATGAGCCAGTCTGATATGTTGTGACATGATTTTTAATTTGAACAAAAATAGTGAAAATTGAGGAGAAGTGCCGGCAGGAGAGAAAATTTGAGGATGGAAGATGGAAGATGGAAGATGGAAGATGGAAGATGGAAGGTAGAAGGTAGAATTGTAAAGGGTTGGTTTTATCAACTACTCATTCCCCTTACTTGAAGGGGTGGATTTTTGCAAAGCAAAAAGACGGGGTAGTTTATACATCATATTAAAAACCTTATGAATAAGAATCTTTTAACAGAAACAGTAAAAATGGTAGGCCGGATTTTCAATTTTTTATTGCAAATTTGTTTATCACTTTATATTAATCATTAAAATAAAGACTTATGCAAAAGAAAACCTATCCAGGACAGCCTGTGGTAACTTTAAATAATGGAGTGGATATTCCGGCTTTAGGCTTTGGGGTATGGCAGATGGATGATCTGAAAGAATGTGAAAATGCAGTCATCAAAGCTATTCAGACAGGATACAGAATGATTGATACTGCTGCTATTTACCAGAATGAAACAGCAGTAGGTGCTGCGGTAAAAAATAGCGGAGTAGACAGGGATGAACTGTTTATTACATCAAAAGTCTGGGTTCAGGATCACGGATATGAAAAAGCGAAAAGGGCTTTTCAGAGAACATTAGACAGATTACAGATGGATTATCTTGATATGTATCTCATCCATTGGCCTTATGGAGATTTTCTGGGAACGTGGAAAGCTTTGGAAGAACTCTATCAGGAGGGGAAAATCAAAGCTATCGGAGTATGTAATTTTACGGTTGAGAAACTGGAAGAATTGAAAGCCAATTCAACAGTTTTACCGGTAATCAACCAGATTGAACTGCATCCTGTATTCCAGCAAAAAGAACTGCAGGTATATGACAGGGAAAACAATATTATAACACAGCCGTGGAGCCCGCTTGGAAATGGTAATGCGAATCTTTTAAGCAATCCTGATCTGAAAGCAATTGCTGAAAAATATGGTAAAACCGTAGCACAGGTCATTCTGAGATGGCATCTGCAGGAAGGATTTGTGGTGATTCCAAAATCTGTGACTCCATCAAGAATTGAGGAAAACTTTAATGTATTTGATTTTGAACTTACAGAAGATGAAATGAATGTTGTTCGTAGCTTAGATACGGGAAAAAGATTATTCTTTGATCCGAAAGATCCTGCGTGGGAACAAAAGATGCTAAATTCTGTAGCGGATATATAATAAAAACCGGAAATTAAGAATATTCCCACAGCTTTCACTATTTCACAGATTACAATCTGTGTTTTCTGTGAAACCTGTGGGAATTGTATTTTCATTCAGGATGAGGAATGTCATATCCTGTTGAAAATGAGCTGTTCCTATTTTTTGTACCTTTTAATTAAAATAATTCTTATGTTTTGGCCGGATACAATCAGTAAAAAGTTGGGAATAAAATATCCTGTAATTCAGGCTCCGATGTTTGGAGTCAGCACGGTACAAATGGCTGTAGCAGCGGCTCAGGCAGGCTGTCTTGGGTCATTGGCATTGGCTGATCTTTCTGCGGATCAATCTGTTGAGTTGATCAGAGAGACAAAAAAACTGACAGATAAGCCTTTTGCTGCCAATATTTTTGTCCATTACATTCCTGCAGTGACAGATGCTTTAAAAGAAAAATATAGTAAAACCAGGCAGTTTATAGAACAACTGGCCAGAGAAAATAGTATACAAGTACAGCTTCCGGACCTAGATGCGATCGGTATTAACAGTTATCATGAACAGGTGGATGCCATTATTCAGGAAGGATGCAAGATTCTGAGTTTTACATTTGGAAATCTTGATGATCAGAGTATTCAGAAATTAAAAGAAAACGGAGTAACCCTTATCGGGACATGTACTTCTGTAAATGAAGCTTTAATGCTTGAAAAATCCGGTATTGATATCATTTGTGTTCAGGGAATAGAAGCCGGCGGTCACAGAGGAAGTTTCGAAGCAGAAGATATTCCGCAGATCGGAGGTCTATCTTTATTGTCGCAGATATATGATCAGGTAAATGTTCCTTTGATCTATGCAGGAGGAATCTATGGCTCAAGAACATTGCAGGCTGTTAAAGATTTAGGGGCACAGGGCTTTCAGGTTGGTAACCTTCTACTAGCTTCTCAGGAAAGTGCCTTACTGCCATTTGAAAAAGAAAGATTGAAAAAAGTAAGAGAAGAAGAAATTGTTCTAACGAAGAGCTTCTCCGGGAGATATGCCAGGGGAGTAAAAAATAAATTTATAGAAACTGTTGAAAACTCGGAATATATTTTACCATATCCTTATCAGAACAAACTCACCAATGCGTTACGAAAAGCAGCAAAATCACTGCAAAATCCGGAGTTTGTAGGAATCTGGGTCGGACAATCCATTCATCAGTATAGTGAACGTTCTACAGAAGAGATTCTGAAACATTTAATCAGCCAGTGTGAAAAAGATAAATGCTAACAAAAAAGCTTCAGAAATATGATCTGAAGCTTTTTTATTAGTTATTTTGTTAAATCCAATCCGCCAAAGTTTCCGGAACTCATCATTAAATAAACACCATCCGTTTTATCTAATGTATTCCAGTAGGCATGAAGATCTTCAGCATTAGTGAAAACTTTTAAATGATCATTTCTGAATTTTTCCTTGATGAATTCAGGAGAAATAGGCTCCATTCTTTTAATCTTCAAAGCATCTTCAGAATAGAAAACCACTGCCTCGTCCAGACCATCCATAGCGTGGTCATACTGTTCAAGGAAAGCAGGATTTAGGCTTGAATAGGTGTGAAGCTCCAGAAATCCATATTTCTTATCAGTTTTAAACTGTTCTACGAATGCTTTTACAGCAGCTTTTACCTTACTTGGTGCATGGGCAAAATCTTTGTAAAGGATTCCTTTATCTTCTCTTTCCACTTTTTCAAGACGCTTGGAGGCGCCTTTAAAGCTCATAATAGCCTCATAGAAATCTTCATCCATGATGCCGAGCTGCTGGCAGATATGTCTTGCTCCTTCAAGGTTTAACAGATTATGCGCTCCAAAAACAGAAAGCGGAACATCTCCCATTTCAGTTTTTAGATATACTTTACCGTTGCTGATTTCATATTCAGGAGTTTTGTATGGGATCTTTCTGAAATAATTTTCAGCATTTTCCACTACTTTCACTACTTCCGGGTCTTCTTCATTGTATACGAGAACTCCGCCTGCAGTAATGCTTGCCACAAACTTTCTGAACTGCTCAATATAATCATCAAAAGTTTTGAATACATTGATGTGATCCCATGCAATTCCGCTCATTAAAGCAATATTCGGCTGATACAGTAAAAATTTTGAGCGCAGGTCAATAGGAGAGGAAAGATATTCGTCACCTTCCAGCACCATGAAGTCATTATCCTGCGTCAGTTTTACCATACAGTCAAAACCTTCAAGCTGCGCGCCAACCATAAAATCCACATCTTTCCGGTGAAAATTCAGCACATGAAGAATCATTGAGGTAATGGTTGTTTTACCATGTGATCCTGCAATAACAACTCTGGTTTTATTTTTAGACTGTTCGTAAAGGAATTCCGGATAAGAATATATTTTCAGGCCCAGTTCTTTAGCTCTTGCCAGCTCAGGGTTATCCTGGTGTGCATGCATCCCGAGAATCACAGCATCAATATCCGGAGTGATCTTCTCCGGGAACCAGCCCATTTCCCGGGGCATTATTCCTTTCTTTTCCAGTCGGGATTTTGAAGGTTCAAAAATAGCATCATCGGAACCGGTTACCTGATATCCTTTGTCTTTTAATGCGATGGCAAGATTATGCATGGCGCTTCCGCCAATGGCAATAAAGTGGGTTTTCAATTGTCTTTACTGTTTTTTAACATTAATATTAATGATCTGCTGGAAAGCCTCAAGAATATTGTTCCAGTTGGTCTGGTAATTCGGAATGATCATACTCGCATCCGTTTTGCTGCCTTCATTGGGACCTCTCTTTACATTGATGGAAGTCGAAATATTGTCATACAATTTTTTACGGTCTTCCTGTATCCTCCTGAAATTATTCTGAGAAAGAACCTGGTCCAGTTTCTTTAAATCTTCATCAGAAATTTTAAAATCCTGTTTGTATTTTTTCCCCTGGCCTTCAAAGGAGTAGTGTGCATTATTCCCTTTTATAAGGAGGTTTTCATAAACAGGAGCATAGCCTCCGCTTTTCGAATAGCTGATATCAAAATCCGAATATACCTTCTGGCTGTTGCATGAAACTAATACTATGATTGCGAATAATATTCCAAGTATTTTGTTCATAATTTTTAATTTACTTAATTATTTGAATCCTTTTGTTCTAATTTTTTAGCTTTAAGTTCTTCATCATAATTGTGTAAAAGATTGAAATCTTCTGTCTGCTCAATGGCAGTCATGATTTTCAACAGAATTTCCGGTGCTTTTTCATTATCATAATCGATATCCAAAGGAGCTTTGAATTCCATCGTAGGTTTTACACCGGTTACCTTTACGCGGAGTCCTTTTTTATCAAAAGCTCTTCTGAATCCGTTTATTTTGATTGGAATCACAATAGGACGCTGATTTTTCACCAATTTGGCCGTTCCTCTTCGTCCCTGTGCAAAAGCTGATGTAGTACCCTGAGGGAAAGTAGCTACCCAGCCATTGTCCAATGCTTTCATAATATTGTCTACCTCACTCATGTCTACCATTCGGTTGACATTTTTTCCTTCGGATCTCCAGGTTCTTTTTACCGTTACAGCTCCTGCAATTTTAAAAATCTTGGGAAGAATACCTTTATTCATGGTTTCTTCGGCAGCAACATAGTAAAAATCGATCTTTGGGTTTAACAGGTAGATCGGGTTTTTTATCGTGTTTAAATATCCGTTATTTACAGCACAGAAAGCATGGTACATCGCTGCTACGTCTGCAAAATAGGTCTGGTGGTTAGACACAAACAATACATTGGAATCCGGAAGATCCACAAGGTGTTCTGTGCCGGTAATCTTCAGTTTATTAAAGCCATTGAACCTTCTGTAGGATACAATACCTAAAATAAAAATAATAAACCTTTTCAAAAAATAAGGTGTTCCGAATGCATCGGTGAAAATATTTTTCTTCGCCATTTCTCAATTAAACACGGTAGTGCAAAGTTACATATTTTTCAGCAACTGGCTGAATTCACTTAATATCATTGCTGTAGCGCCCCAGATAATGTATCCGTTGAAATTAATGACAGGAACTTCATGTCCGCCTGCACTTGGCAGGGCCATAATTTCAGGGGTGTCTGAAAGATTGAGAAAGGATGTGATCGGAAATTCGATTGTTTCCACTGCTTCCGTCTGCTGAAGAACAAAAGCAGGATTTTTTTTAGTATAGGAGATATAAGGATATACGTAAAAATTGCTTGGCGGAATGTAAATAGGAGACATTTCTCTGATGATTCTTACATAATGCTTGTCTATCCCTATTTCTTCAGAGGTTTCCCGAACCGCAGTTTCTGCAAAGTCTCTGTCCATTTCCTCACGCTTTCCTCCGGGCAGTGATATCTGTCCGCTGTGTCTGTCGTGCTCGTTAATAGTTCTTTGAATCAATGGAAAATACCACTCGTTGTCTTTCAGATACAGAACAATATTGACTGCTGCAAATTTGGGATTCTTTGCCAATACTTCATCATAAGTAAAA belongs to Chryseobacterium gleum and includes:
- a CDS encoding UDP-N-acetylmuramate--L-alanine ligase, whose protein sequence is MKTHFIAIGGSAMHNLAIALKDKGYQVTGSDDAIFEPSKSRLEKKGIMPREMGWFPEKITPDIDAVILGMHAHQDNPELARAKELGLKIYSYPEFLYEQSKNKTRVVIAGSHGKTTITSMILHVLNFHRKDVDFMVGAQLEGFDCMVKLTQDNDFMVLEGDEYLSSPIDLRSKFLLYQPNIALMSGIAWDHINVFKTFDDYIEQFRKFVASITAGGVLVYNEEDPEVVKVVENAENYFRKIPYKTPEYEISNGKVYLKTEMGDVPLSVFGAHNLLNLEGARHICQQLGIMDEDFYEAIMSFKGASKRLEKVEREDKGILYKDFAHAPSKVKAAVKAFVEQFKTDKKYGFLELHTYSSLNPAFLEQYDHAMDGLDEAVVFYSEDALKIKRMEPISPEFIKEKFRNDHLKVFTNAEDLHAYWNTLDKTDGVYLMMSSGNFGGLDLTK
- a CDS encoding GNAT family N-acetyltransferase is translated as MSQHIRLAHAEDYPRIMEIWESAVKATHDFLAEEDFNYFKEVIPRDYLPNLDVYLITEDHEAKGFASVAEGNLEMLFIHNDTRGKGYGKKLYEFMKEKTGLTKVDVNEQNPQAIGFYEKMGFKKIGRSEKDGSGKDYPLIHMSL
- a CDS encoding lysophospholipid acyltransferase family protein produces the protein MAKKNIFTDAFGTPYFLKRFIIFILGIVSYRRFNGFNKLKITGTEHLVDLPDSNVLFVSNHQTYFADVAAMYHAFCAVNNGYLNTIKNPIYLLNPKIDFYYVAAEETMNKGILPKIFKIAGAVTVKRTWRSEGKNVNRMVDMSEVDNIMKALDNGWVATFPQGTTSAFAQGRRGTAKLVKNQRPIVIPIKINGFRRAFDKKGLRVKVTGVKPTMEFKAPLDIDYDNEKAPEILLKIMTAIEQTEDFNLLHNYDEELKAKKLEQKDSNN
- a CDS encoding NUDIX hydrolase produces the protein MENFGKDLLRKIKSVELPGEHAHGVFSPPYRPVFTYDEVLAKNPKFAAVNIVLYLKDNEWYFPLIQRTINEHDRHSGQISLPGGKREEMDRDFAETAVRETSEEIGIDKHYVRIIREMSPIYIPPSNFYVYPYISYTKKNPAFVLQQTEAVETIEFPITSFLNLSDTPEIMALPSAGGHEVPVINFNGYIIWGATAMILSEFSQLLKNM
- a CDS encoding NAD(P)H-dependent flavin oxidoreductase encodes the protein MFWPDTISKKLGIKYPVIQAPMFGVSTVQMAVAAAQAGCLGSLALADLSADQSVELIRETKKLTDKPFAANIFVHYIPAVTDALKEKYSKTRQFIEQLARENSIQVQLPDLDAIGINSYHEQVDAIIQEGCKILSFTFGNLDDQSIQKLKENGVTLIGTCTSVNEALMLEKSGIDIICVQGIEAGGHRGSFEAEDIPQIGGLSLLSQIYDQVNVPLIYAGGIYGSRTLQAVKDLGAQGFQVGNLLLASQESALLPFEKERLKKVREEEIVLTKSFSGRYARGVKNKFIETVENSEYILPYPYQNKLTNALRKAAKSLQNPEFVGIWVGQSIHQYSERSTEEILKHLISQCEKDKC
- a CDS encoding aldo/keto reductase — encoded protein: MQKKTYPGQPVVTLNNGVDIPALGFGVWQMDDLKECENAVIKAIQTGYRMIDTAAIYQNETAVGAAVKNSGVDRDELFITSKVWVQDHGYEKAKRAFQRTLDRLQMDYLDMYLIHWPYGDFLGTWKALEELYQEGKIKAIGVCNFTVEKLEELKANSTVLPVINQIELHPVFQQKELQVYDRENNIITQPWSPLGNGNANLLSNPDLKAIAEKYGKTVAQVILRWHLQEGFVVIPKSVTPSRIEENFNVFDFELTEDEMNVVRSLDTGKRLFFDPKDPAWEQKMLNSVADI